The sequence TACAAACAAGTGAGCCCAACAAAACCAAGTTAATGGGTTTCCAAAAAAGAACGACAAAATACGAGAGATCGTGTAAAAGTTTGGCATTTTGCCCTAAAAGTTTATGCTATTTTacaaatatacaatatatGCATATGTAGATGTATATCGCTTATGATTTGATTTGACTTGTTGATTGCCTACGAGCTAATAATACCTTAGGTTTGCACTAAGATTTCCGTATCGTATGTATGtaagtatatatgtataagtATATCTATATATAAGTAATGTATACAATTGTATAATATTGCAATTTCCAAATGTTCAGTTTCAATATGATGTTCTTTTGTATGGTATAGGGCTTGGGGTGTTTAATGGGTTGAGGGTCGTGGACTGGTGGATCAAGGGAGCCACCCATATATAGATTAGAATACAAAATTGCTTGTCTTCACTTggttaataataatattacaatttttgttgTCATTTCAAGGGGGTTTTTCGTCGTCCACAGCGACGTCTCATTTACAAATTTGATCCCTATGCTAATATTACTCGCTACAAATATATGTGTAATTATATGTTACGATAGAGATTTTTCTTTACTTTTTGTTTAGGTGTTTGTTAACCCAGATTCAAATGTTGTTTGAATTCACAATACATAATTCGTTTCGTGTGCTTGTCTACCGAAACATATCGCAAACTAAGATACTtttatacttttgtgtttttttgtgCATCAGCGCCATTTGACTTGCATTAAATTGTGTTTAAACGATTCAGTATAACTCCAAGCTCCTTTAAGCTATGGTCAAAAGGCAGACAGGGAAAGgtaatttctttaaattagcAACCACTTCCTTACATcgtaaacaaattaaaaaataaatccaTTTGATTTAGTGGTTGAACTCTCTAAAAACCCTATCCAAAACGTTTTACAGACCTTAAATAAACCTTCCAGATAGTTTTGTTCAATTATCTGATTAAAAAGTTTTCTTATCCTAGTCTTGTACTCGAAAAATGATCGTTGACTATAATATAATTCTTGAAATAGTAAAACAAGAGattttattcataaaaatgtGTAAGCATATAAAGAGGAATCTAGCTCTGTAATTCACATAATCAAAAGTACTACAAAGTGTATTACTGAGATATACAATATagaaacaaatataaaaaaatgtttttcactttttgaaaattaaggttATTTTGCATGTGCGAATGTACAGAACAGTAATTATTCACAGATAGTACTTGAACATAATGAcgttaaacaaatttttgactaattttaaatgttttaagaTATAAGATCAGTGTAATAAGATACTTTTTATTGAGATTAAGGAAGAAAATTATTCGCATTGAAGAAATGTTTAATTTCTTTCGAGTACAAGACAATAAGATGGCCTTGAGTTGAATCAAGCGTGGACTTTCCCTTTTGCGTGCCCCTTGCCCATAGGCGTCTTTAAAACAGGCCCTTGGCGCCGGCAAACTTACGTCGCCGGAATCACATGAGTCATCATTTGAGCGTATTGTAAATGTTATCCTCTCCGGCCAATTCCACGGTGGTAATGTGGGCAGCATGTCTCTCGCCCAGCGGTTCCTCCCCCAGGTACACGGTGTGGTAACTGATGGCGCTGCTCTTGACCGCCGTCGTAGCACCATTCACCTCGATGCGACTGACGGACTGTGGTCCGTTGACCGAATACTTAAGCGACGCGTAATCCCCATCATCGTCCTGCACATGGGTTAGCTGAGTGGTGCCCGAAAAAGTGTCCATGGTGTGCGAGGGACAGATCTCCGCGTATATGTTCTCCTTTGTGTAGTCCACGGCCGGAACTGGTCTGTTGGCAGCATCCGATCGTAGACAGCCCTCACCGGAAATTACAAGCGAGTCTCGCACACTCGAATACGGAAGATCATCTTCCACCAACGAGGCGGGAGAAATCGCCAGATGGTTGAGTCCTCCTCCCAATAGGCAAACTCCACCAGCTGCCCTTCTTCCTGTGACCGGTTCCCTTGCCATCGATTGTTGCTGCGCCTTCAGCAGCATTAGATGATGCTTTTCCTTCTCCGCCTCGTGAAGTTGCAACTTTTGCGGCAATGAAAAGTGACGCAACTGGTGCAAGCTCGACGAAGACTTGCTGTACTGCCTGGTCTTCACATGAAACTCGTTGTAGAGCTTCTCCGTGATGAAGgactgtgggggtggtgtctGGTTCTCCACATCCTCCAGCTCGGTACCCGCCTCGCTGATGGCATCGTTGTGATTGTGGCTGGCCAGCAGGTCGGGACGAGGCTTGCACTGGCCATTCAGCAGCTCAATATCCTGCAGGGACATAGACTTCTGCAACATCGTATCCAGCGATTTGGGCTCCATAGTGGTCAGCATCGTAGTCTCAGTGTCGGAGGCTGCCGTGCTGTTCAAGGAAATGCCGTCCTGCTCGGGCTGCTCGGGATCCGAGCCGAAACGCTCCTGCAAAAGCTTAGACATATCCGTATATCGCTCCATGCTCATTCGCTTGGCCTGCTCATCGAGATCCAGTTCAGATTGCTGCTTTTCTAtctgtggctgctgctgttgagGATTATGCTTGCCAAACCACTTCTTCTTGGTGGACTGGAACACCCGCATGCGCTCAGAGATGCGATTCAAACTGGATTCCGACTGAGCTGCAGCAGTGGCCGCTGCCTCCTTGGCCTCCAGGTTCTCTAGATCGGATTTGCTGAGGAAGATAATTGAATCCTCTTTCTCGTGCGCTGCTGCCATGGTGCTCTTCTCGCGTCTCAGGATCTTTGGAAAATGCAATGGCTTCAGGATTCGTAGACCCTCGCGATTCTTGCTTCCCGAACGTTCCGATCGCTGAATCAACTCAATTTCCACCAACTTCAGGAACGGATCGCAGTTAAATTGACAGAACTTCAACATATTCTGCACATTGGTGTTGGCAAGCATCCGCTGTTCGGAGTCAAAGCCCAGATAACTCTTTACCAGCTGCATATCCCGACTGGGATAGAACTTTCTCAGCTGCAGGGGCGTCTGGGTGTCCAAGTCCTCAATGGAGCAGCCCACGACCACATCCTCCTTGGTCACCTGACTAATGCACAGCTGCTCTGGGATGTCGGGACCACCAGGACCTGAGATATAGCGCAGTGTCAACGGTAACTGCTTGGCCGCAGTCACCAAAGCACCCAAACGATGCACACACTCCGGATTCAGCTTACGCTGGGCATCTCCTAATTTCTGAAGTAGCTGAGGAATTCCCGGCTCGATCTCGTAGAACTTGCCCTTGGTGGACAGTGGAACGTACATCACCTGCCTGTTCTCATTAAGCAATTGGGCGTACCGGTTCTTTTCCTTCTCGCGGCCCATGTAGCCACTACCATGGGACTTGGACGCATTTCCGTTGCCATGCTGCGACATATTGGTCTGCTCCTGTTTGCCATCCTCGAAGACAGCCAAAAGACGGAACACCTGTCCTCCCCTCGCCGTCGTTTTCACGTATTGTGGACGTCCCTTAATTATGGGCAGGCAGCCCTCGTGCGTTGGACTACTTGTACTGTTGGGCGAGGACTCAGTGAAGGCCGGCATGTTGTCCACCGAAGCAAACTTGTAGACCCGTTCCCGAACCAGCTGTATCAGGGATCCATACTGCGTGGCCGTGGGGAGACCCTTCTCGCTCACCAGCGAAAAGTAACCTGCGGTAGATGAAATTATATCATAAGTTAAAGTAGTCATAAAACCAATGCCTCTTAATTTGTTTCCAACCCTTATAGAAAGTAAGTTTTATTAATTTACCTAACTGCTAATAATGATTTTTTAGAGATTGTTTCTAGCTGAAATATCATATTATTGACTGCTTGTTAAGTttgttttgcattttaaaGTCAGTTAAAgtgaataatttaaaattcatttgaTTTTGAAATCTCTTTGAACACGACAGATATTTAGGTTTTGGCCACCGAACAAGTCTGTTTACTGTCTAAAATATTAAAGCAATTTTTCCGACAGCTGACAGCTTTGCACTGAGTATAGTACACGATTTGCAATCCAAAAATGagtacaataaaaataaaacaaataacgTGACGTACGGATGGCCATATAGCATCGggaaatttgtatatataccACAAAGTGTAGCCGTTTTTTAATGATTTCATACATtagatacattttaaattgaaacGAAACAGGGAAATTTATCGCAGGAAAAATATAGACGCAAAAAGAATTGAATGCAATTAAAAGTTACATGTATCAAAGAGTCTATTAATCATTCCAATTAGTTTTATTCGCGCCACTGAGTTCAAATTAtagaaatacaaaaaacaagtTGATGGTACAGAGACTAATGCAATCAATGTCGAGAGCAATTGAATCAACACAAGTAAAATGCAATATGGGGACGTGCAAATTGAATCACTCCAATTTGccatcaattttttttccgGACATTGCAGGCCTAATGAATAAAATGATAATACCCAGCGTCAGTGAGTCTATAAATTGGCAGATTGCATAATATTTGCACACATCGGTTTACTTTGCGCCTCGCCAAACGGCTGTGAAAAGTCACATGGCGTAGCGAGTTGAAACAATGGCTGACCGCAGTTGGGATCAGGAAGTGGGTGGCGGTGGCggtggtgctggtggtgctggtggGCCACCGAAGAAGTCACcgctgactgactgactgggCCAAAAAAACACCAGCACTGGAACCCCGCATAGAGCACCATTGCATAACGCCTGATGAGCAATAGTTGCGATTACTTTTCATTGTTGAACTGTGACTGTGTCACGCAAATCGCAaatcgcaaaaaaaaagaatgtaGAGGAGTGCGGGATACATGTGTATGGATTGTGTACTTAGTAACCTCGCACTGGAAGATCACAGTTCGCTTGGCTGACTCACTAAGTGAGTTAGTAACGACTGGACCGTGTAATCAGGCACAAGTAAGTATCTAAATGCATTCGTCATGAGAACACTAAACTTTGCCTTCAAAGAGCCCCGTCTGGATTATGTAAATAGGCATACGACTATAATCTGCCATGTTCGTGCCGAATCAGTCAcagggttttttttttaaatcattcGGTTATGCCCTTAGCTACTGCCAATCAGCGCATCAATCGGTGGGTCATTGAAGTTAATTTACTGTGAGCGATAAATTAACCTCCCTCAATCGAATGACGACTTGCTTGGGGCCGCCCCTAGTCAGAGCCAACTTGTAATTGGCATTAGCCGCTACAGTAAGACCAGTTGTTGCTTCTCACAGGGGAAAAATTCTTCTGCCATTTCAGCCATGAAAAATGGATCTTTAACTTATTGAAACTAATTACTTCTCTTAATAAATATAGCAGGTAATTAAACAGCATTGCTATAAAAACTATTAGAACAGATAAAATCAGGTTATTGATGGTTCCAATTTAACTAAATCTCTTTGTATTAATTTATTAgtataaaatacaattttattcATAAAATCCTTTCACGTACCGGatttaattcaatttgctTATTGATTTTAGCCTATTATTTGCTCatataaatgcatttaaaatggcatttattgaaaattgtttgcttttataatttaaattaccATAAAGTT is a genomic window of Drosophila suzukii chromosome 2L, CBGP_Dsuzu_IsoJpt1.0, whole genome shotgun sequence containing:
- the B4 gene encoding uncharacterized protein B4 isoform X1, with product MNETFKLSGIGMQRSNIELERQRHLANWLVKSSPHMAAAAAVAATTTTASTPTTATTTTGTNNPGSTTVGGAGAGTVGGSGAATAAAAGAPSNSVAAAAAAACNGGAAVGAHHGHHLAAGARKPKLRRFNSHDTSSNMFSVADFENARLARRNEIELNQRLARRLRGSANNSTYGLGGGAGSGLAGGSGGGYSGFCGGINGSGDYSTGDSKASKGSSESQQEALPADVFLERNSLPRVVRILHASKSSNETLQSSSSHGSSTAASSSSSTGANPAGGGGGNISSGNIDTGTGTHSSSSGGSGTGNGTGSGPGPGPSSGSGSGSGHQINNSRHSSNGGTPPGHDELFLLYRLVRQRNIYHGHNAKTQASQRKKTVLIPQEFPGYFSLVSEKGLPTATQYGSLIQLVRERVYKFASVDNMPAFTESSPNSTSSPTHEGCLPIIKGRPQYVKTTARGGQVFRLLAVFEDGKQEQTNMSQHGNGNASKSHGSGYMGREKEKNRYAQLLNENRQVMYVPLSTKGKFYEIEPGIPQLLQKLGDAQRKLNPECVHRLGALVTAAKQLPLTLRYISGPGGPDIPEQLCISQVTKEDVVVGCSIEDLDTQTPLQLRKFYPSRDMQLVKSYLGFDSEQRMLANTNVQNMLKFCQFNCDPFLKLVEIELIQRSERSGSKNREGLRILKPLHFPKILRREKSTMAAAHEKEDSIIFLSKSDLENLEAKEAAATAAAQSESSLNRISERMRVFQSTKKKWFGKHNPQQQQPQIEKQQSELDLDEQAKRMSMERYTDMSKLLQERFGSDPEQPEQDGISLNSTAASDTETTMLTTMEPKSLDTMLQKSMSLQDIELLNGQCKPRPDLLASHNHNDAISEAGTELEDVENQTPPPQSFITEKLYNEFHVKTRQYSKSSSSLHQLRHFSLPQKLQLHEAEKEKHHLMLLKAQQQSMAREPVTGRRAAGGVCLLGGGLNHLAISPASLVEDDLPYSSVRDSLVISGEGCLRSDAANRPVPAVDYTKENIYAEICPSHTMDTFSGTTQLTHVQDDDGDYASLKYSVNGPQSVSRIEVNGATTAVKSSAISYHTVYLGEEPLGERHAAHITTVELAGEDNIYNTLK
- the B4 gene encoding uncharacterized protein B4 isoform X2; the encoded protein is MPAPLKGWMDSKSNSFMSFSIKTTEAHSKPTKKHSAVVPRSLQKDTGGAAVGAHHGHHLAAGARKPKLRRFNSHDTSSNMFSVADFENARLARRNEIELNQRLARRLRGSANNSTYGLGGGAGSGLAGGSGGGYSGFCGGINGSGDYSTGDSKASKGSSESQQEALPADVFLERNSLPRVVRILHASKSSNETLQSSSSHGSSTAASSSSSTGANPAGGGGGNISSGNIDTGTGTHSSSSGGSGTGNGTGSGPGPGPSSGSGSGSGHQINNSRHSSNGGTPPGHDELFLLYRLVRQRNIYHGHNAKTQASQRKKTVLIPQEFPGYFSLVSEKGLPTATQYGSLIQLVRERVYKFASVDNMPAFTESSPNSTSSPTHEGCLPIIKGRPQYVKTTARGGQVFRLLAVFEDGKQEQTNMSQHGNGNASKSHGSGYMGREKEKNRYAQLLNENRQVMYVPLSTKGKFYEIEPGIPQLLQKLGDAQRKLNPECVHRLGALVTAAKQLPLTLRYISGPGGPDIPEQLCISQVTKEDVVVGCSIEDLDTQTPLQLRKFYPSRDMQLVKSYLGFDSEQRMLANTNVQNMLKFCQFNCDPFLKLVEIELIQRSERSGSKNREGLRILKPLHFPKILRREKSTMAAAHEKEDSIIFLSKSDLENLEAKEAAATAAAQSESSLNRISERMRVFQSTKKKWFGKHNPQQQQPQIEKQQSELDLDEQAKRMSMERYTDMSKLLQERFGSDPEQPEQDGISLNSTAASDTETTMLTTMEPKSLDTMLQKSMSLQDIELLNGQCKPRPDLLASHNHNDAISEAGTELEDVENQTPPPQSFITEKLYNEFHVKTRQYSKSSSSLHQLRHFSLPQKLQLHEAEKEKHHLMLLKAQQQSMAREPVTGRRAAGGVCLLGGGLNHLAISPASLVEDDLPYSSVRDSLVISGEGCLRSDAANRPVPAVDYTKENIYAEICPSHTMDTFSGTTQLTHVQDDDGDYASLKYSVNGPQSVSRIEVNGATTAVKSSAISYHTVYLGEEPLGERHAAHITTVELAGEDNIYNTLK
- the B4 gene encoding uncharacterized protein B4 isoform X3, which codes for MDSKSNSFMSFSIKTTEAHSKPTKKHSAVVPRSLQKDTGGAAVGAHHGHHLAAGARKPKLRRFNSHDTSSNMFSVADFENARLARRNEIELNQRLARRLRGSANNSTYGLGGGAGSGLAGGSGGGYSGFCGGINGSGDYSTGDSKASKGSSESQQEALPADVFLERNSLPRVVRILHASKSSNETLQSSSSHGSSTAASSSSSTGANPAGGGGGNISSGNIDTGTGTHSSSSGGSGTGNGTGSGPGPGPSSGSGSGSGHQINNSRHSSNGGTPPGHDELFLLYRLVRQRNIYHGHNAKTQASQRKKTVLIPQEFPGYFSLVSEKGLPTATQYGSLIQLVRERVYKFASVDNMPAFTESSPNSTSSPTHEGCLPIIKGRPQYVKTTARGGQVFRLLAVFEDGKQEQTNMSQHGNGNASKSHGSGYMGREKEKNRYAQLLNENRQVMYVPLSTKGKFYEIEPGIPQLLQKLGDAQRKLNPECVHRLGALVTAAKQLPLTLRYISGPGGPDIPEQLCISQVTKEDVVVGCSIEDLDTQTPLQLRKFYPSRDMQLVKSYLGFDSEQRMLANTNVQNMLKFCQFNCDPFLKLVEIELIQRSERSGSKNREGLRILKPLHFPKILRREKSTMAAAHEKEDSIIFLSKSDLENLEAKEAAATAAAQSESSLNRISERMRVFQSTKKKWFGKHNPQQQQPQIEKQQSELDLDEQAKRMSMERYTDMSKLLQERFGSDPEQPEQDGISLNSTAASDTETTMLTTMEPKSLDTMLQKSMSLQDIELLNGQCKPRPDLLASHNHNDAISEAGTELEDVENQTPPPQSFITEKLYNEFHVKTRQYSKSSSSLHQLRHFSLPQKLQLHEAEKEKHHLMLLKAQQQSMAREPVTGRRAAGGVCLLGGGLNHLAISPASLVEDDLPYSSVRDSLVISGEGCLRSDAANRPVPAVDYTKENIYAEICPSHTMDTFSGTTQLTHVQDDDGDYASLKYSVNGPQSVSRIEVNGATTAVKSSAISYHTVYLGEEPLGERHAAHITTVELAGEDNIYNTLK